The proteins below come from a single Limisphaera ngatamarikiensis genomic window:
- a CDS encoding ethylbenzene dehydrogenase-related protein, with the protein MGAGRGPAAIWLFPKPRNFSAGLFKIQSTPPGTLPSDEDLFRSISQGLPGSAMPAFGYLGEAERWALVGYVKYLTAYTNAQGQRVNRFEEQQAAGVVPGPIEVPPEPPVTVDSLALGRAVYARMQCHLCHGETGAGDGPQVPLLKDSFGFPARPRDFNTERFRGGSSGRDLYLRIRIGLAGTPMVPYGDDVMTPEERWALVHYIRSLRRTDVAVNDLLQPEDNRIPLRRVEKLSTDPLDPAWEQWEASRIPLHPLWPEPQQVYAVAVRAVTDGRKLALWMQWRDPLPQTRALRVEDFQDAAAVQFALGTEPAFLGMGDRQNPVNIWHWKAAWQAELAAGNGPDIAQAYPAMHVDTYFQPQRHFLTARDAGNFLAQPHRSPVEDANARGFGSFQSQPPARQNVTGQGVWTDDSWTVVFVRELRNRDPDDAQFVPGRAVPLAFPRGFPFWSEERRAEVLARLWSREPPRHAELVAWASDPRCVRAQKGPAPGAACPLCGFPTFEWADPHRAQTLEPWIREDAPWWAAGLGLCGRCAELYEARRWQRRYLGAA; encoded by the coding sequence ATGGGAGCGGGCAGGGGGCCGGCGGCCATCTGGTTGTTTCCCAAGCCGCGCAATTTCAGCGCCGGTTTGTTCAAGATTCAGAGTACGCCACCCGGCACGCTGCCTTCGGATGAAGACCTGTTCCGGTCGATCTCCCAGGGTTTGCCGGGTAGCGCGATGCCGGCGTTTGGTTACCTGGGGGAGGCGGAACGGTGGGCTCTGGTGGGTTATGTGAAATACCTGACGGCGTACACGAACGCGCAGGGGCAGCGAGTGAATCGATTTGAGGAACAGCAGGCAGCCGGCGTTGTACCCGGGCCGATCGAAGTGCCCCCGGAACCGCCAGTGACCGTGGATTCCCTGGCACTGGGCAGGGCGGTTTATGCAAGGATGCAGTGCCACCTCTGCCATGGGGAGACGGGTGCCGGCGACGGCCCTCAGGTGCCGTTGCTGAAGGACAGCTTCGGTTTTCCGGCCCGACCCCGTGACTTCAACACCGAAAGGTTCCGCGGCGGTTCCAGCGGCCGGGACCTGTATTTGCGGATTCGGATCGGTTTGGCCGGGACGCCCATGGTGCCATACGGCGACGATGTGATGACTCCGGAGGAACGCTGGGCGCTGGTCCACTACATCCGGTCGCTCCGCCGAACGGATGTGGCCGTCAACGACCTCCTGCAGCCAGAGGACAACCGCATCCCGCTCCGGCGGGTGGAGAAACTTTCCACTGATCCGTTGGATCCCGCGTGGGAACAATGGGAGGCGTCCCGCATTCCTCTGCACCCATTGTGGCCCGAACCCCAACAGGTGTATGCCGTGGCGGTGAGGGCGGTCACGGATGGCCGCAAACTGGCACTGTGGATGCAATGGCGGGATCCCCTGCCTCAAACCCGGGCGCTCCGCGTGGAGGACTTCCAGGATGCTGCCGCGGTCCAATTTGCCCTCGGCACCGAGCCGGCCTTCCTGGGGATGGGGGATCGTCAAAATCCGGTGAATATCTGGCACTGGAAAGCCGCGTGGCAGGCGGAACTGGCGGCGGGTAACGGGCCGGACATTGCACAGGCCTACCCTGCCATGCATGTGGACACCTATTTCCAGCCGCAGCGGCATTTCCTGACAGCCCGGGACGCGGGCAATTTCCTGGCCCAGCCGCATCGCAGTCCGGTGGAGGATGCCAACGCACGCGGATTCGGATCGTTCCAGTCGCAGCCGCCCGCCCGGCAGAATGTGACCGGGCAGGGCGTGTGGACCGACGATAGCTGGACCGTGGTCTTCGTCCGGGAACTGCGCAACCGGGATCCGGATGACGCGCAGTTTGTCCCGGGGCGCGCGGTGCCGCTGGCGTTCCCTCGGGGATTCCCATTCTGGTCCGAGGAACGCCGGGCCGAGGTCTTGGCGCGGCTGTGGAGCCGGGAGCCGCCCCGGCACGCGGAGTTGGTGGCCTGGGCGAGTGATCCCCGGTGCGTGCGCGCGCAGAAAGGACCGGCACCCGGTGCTGCCTGTCCGCTCTGCGGTTTTCCCACCTTTGAATGGGCGGATCCGCACCGGGCGCAGACCTTGGAACCCTGGATCCGCGAAGATGCTCCCTGGTGGGCTGCCGGGTTGGGGCTGTGCGGACGATGCGCCGAACTGTATGAGGCGCGACGCTGGCAGCGCCGCTACCTTGGCGCAGCTTGA
- a CDS encoding c-type cytochrome, producing the protein MKTSGARLVSGWIATLLGLGAAWVTGAGGTLEDVKGDLELGRRLYDQHCAPCHGVDGSGQGAGGHLVVSQAAQFQRRFVQDSEYATRHAAFG; encoded by the coding sequence ATGAAAACGTCGGGTGCAAGGCTCGTCAGCGGTTGGATTGCGACGCTGCTGGGACTGGGAGCCGCCTGGGTCACCGGGGCAGGTGGCACGCTGGAAGATGTGAAGGGGGACCTGGAGTTGGGGCGGAGGCTTTATGACCAGCATTGTGCACCCTGCCATGGGGTGGATGGGAGCGGGCAGGGGGCCGGCGGCCATCTGGTTGTTTCCCAAGCCGCGCAATTTCAGCGCCGGTTTGTTCAAGATTCAGAGTACGCCACCCGGCACGCTGCCTTCGGATGA
- a CDS encoding ATP-binding protein — MSEGLHHPLFEGLPDRVRARVAASARRMEVDPGTWIVREGDPGDGLYLLEEGTVEIGCSTGAGSGRVLATLGPGAVFGEMAVVEEKPRSAAVVARTRAVVRFLPRAAVVELMREHPEFALRLLRELSRRLREFNRVYVEQTLQMERLALVGRFARAIIHDLKSPLNVLQLAAEMGLATQADATRRAEALHRIRRQVERITDSIQEILLFTEGGSGIEGMTPTIYADFLKAVLEELSGEVKLRGPDLLWTPDDWPAGRVRLQPRRLRRVLQNLVHNACDALSAGGRIEVRLTGTDACAVTEVHDDGPGVPAEIRDRLFEPFVTHGKRHGTGLGLAICRRIVEDHGGRIEAGVSPLGGALFRFTLPWVGAKSR; from the coding sequence GTGTCGGAGGGCTTGCATCACCCTTTGTTTGAGGGGTTGCCGGACCGGGTCCGTGCCAGGGTCGCCGCGTCTGCGCGGCGCATGGAAGTGGACCCGGGAACCTGGATCGTACGGGAGGGCGATCCCGGGGACGGCCTCTACCTGCTGGAGGAGGGGACGGTGGAGATCGGCTGCTCAACCGGGGCGGGCTCGGGCCGTGTGCTGGCCACACTGGGGCCCGGAGCTGTGTTCGGTGAAATGGCGGTGGTGGAGGAAAAGCCGCGCTCGGCCGCTGTGGTGGCCCGGACTCGAGCCGTTGTCCGGTTTTTACCCCGGGCGGCAGTAGTGGAGTTGATGCGGGAACACCCGGAGTTCGCCCTTCGCCTGTTACGGGAGCTCAGTCGGCGGCTGCGCGAGTTCAACCGGGTTTACGTGGAACAAACGCTTCAGATGGAGCGACTGGCCCTCGTGGGCCGGTTCGCTCGCGCGATTATTCATGACCTTAAAAGTCCGTTGAATGTCCTCCAACTGGCCGCGGAAATGGGCCTTGCCACGCAGGCCGACGCCACCCGTCGTGCCGAGGCATTGCACCGCATCCGGCGCCAGGTCGAACGCATCACCGACTCGATTCAGGAGATCCTGCTCTTCACCGAGGGCGGCAGCGGGATCGAGGGCATGACCCCCACGATTTACGCGGACTTCCTGAAGGCCGTGCTGGAGGAACTTTCGGGGGAGGTGAAGTTGCGGGGGCCGGACCTGCTTTGGACCCCCGACGACTGGCCCGCCGGTCGGGTTCGGCTTCAGCCCCGCCGCCTTCGCCGAGTTTTGCAAAACCTGGTTCACAATGCCTGCGACGCACTATCCGCCGGAGGCCGGATCGAAGTCCGCCTGACCGGTACCGACGCATGCGCTGTGACTGAAGTGCACGACGACGGGCCGGGCGTCCCTGCTGAAATCCGGGATCGTCTGTTCGAGCCTTTCGTCACGCATGGCAAACGGCACGGTACCGGGCTGGGACTGGCAATTTGTCGTCGGATCGTCGAGGACCATGGCGGCCGTATTGAGGCTGGCGTGAGCCCCCTGGGAGGTGCCCTGTTCCGTTTTACGCTGCCCTGGGTTGGTGCGAAAAGCCGCTGA
- a CDS encoding PA14 domain-containing protein: IANATTTVYSFVASTNDNGAQIDCVVTLSAYGSVTSQLATVTVLTDTVFVPGKLKEEFFPGAAFDAVLYGNVGAPAQVNEWTIFESGTNIADNYSRRVSGFFIPPQTGDYVFFISSDDESRLFISTNSDQPSAKVWVAHQPSWNNARMWVSGSNPSQRRSDQFSPDGGVTFPYSMGIHLEAGRRYYIEAIHREGSGGDNLAVTYKLYNAPDPMDGDAPLLTGAVIGYMAAPAPVEPPVLTVGRQGNNVVISWSPAGGRLESSPVLGPGATWTTETTDNPAVIPITGTAKYFRVVR, encoded by the coding sequence GATTGCCAACGCCACGACGACGGTCTACTCGTTTGTGGCCTCGACCAACGACAACGGGGCGCAGATTGACTGCGTGGTGACGTTGTCCGCGTACGGGTCGGTGACCAGTCAGCTGGCGACGGTGACGGTGTTGACCGACACGGTGTTTGTGCCGGGCAAGCTGAAGGAGGAGTTTTTCCCGGGTGCTGCGTTTGACGCGGTGTTGTACGGGAATGTGGGGGCTCCGGCACAGGTGAATGAGTGGACGATCTTTGAGTCGGGCACGAACATTGCGGACAACTACAGTCGTCGGGTGAGCGGGTTCTTCATCCCGCCGCAGACGGGCGACTATGTGTTCTTCATCAGTTCGGACGATGAGAGTCGTTTGTTCATCAGCACCAACAGTGACCAGCCGTCGGCCAAGGTGTGGGTTGCGCATCAGCCGTCCTGGAACAATGCGCGGATGTGGGTGTCGGGGAGCAACCCGAGCCAGCGGCGTTCGGACCAGTTCAGTCCGGATGGCGGGGTGACGTTCCCGTACTCGATGGGGATCCACCTGGAGGCCGGGAGGCGGTACTACATTGAGGCCATCCACCGCGAGGGCAGCGGCGGGGACAACCTGGCGGTGACGTACAAGTTGTACAACGCTCCGGATCCGATGGATGGGGATGCGCCCTTGTTGACCGGGGCTGTGATTGGGTACATGGCGGCGCCTGCGCCGGTGGAGCCGCCGGTGCTGACAGTGGGTCGGCAGGGGAACAACGTGGTGATCTCGTGGAGTCCGGCCGGGGGTCGGCTGGAGAGCAGTCCGGTTCTGGGTCCGGGTGCCACGTGGACGACGGAGACGACGGACAATCCTGCGGTCATACCGATTACGGGTACGGCGAAGTACTTCCGAGTGGTGCGGTAG
- a CDS encoding PA14 domain-containing protein — protein MKTIRSLIVMSSVALAWQAAAQTWTGRDVGTPALPGYHTGSPPGVMTIVGGGDDIWNQSDNFYYFYTTVEGHSWDAKVRVHDLQGPDHWTKCELMVRVPDASGLPQGPDPFIAAMTTRSAGQNQVAPQWRATRGGNADWNAFNKTIAPTYPNTWLRLTRQGSVITMWYGTDGVNWTKYADIDTASTQFGFGQAFPARVLVGVAVTAHNDFDPNGAIATISDLSVTVAPTAPNLQIVQNLQNRTVYSHTAVTLSFVVTNAAVPNGNLGVGDYQWFKNGQPIPNVTGPVYTFVAAPEDNNAQFQCRATVGTAVVDSAVATLTVQAPLEISGHLKWEYYPGVSLASIRAGTHGAAAQVRAVEAFDSPANFADNYASRLSGLFVPPVTGNYVFFIAADDDADLYLGTNASPASKRLIAQQEGWAGRNNWLSHGGGGGPLASTQRRSDLWSPDGGVSQPYGLGIPLVAGQKYWIEAIHREGSGGDNLGVYFLTTDSAEYQSG, from the coding sequence ATGAAAACCATTCGCAGTCTCATCGTGATGTCCTCCGTGGCGCTGGCGTGGCAGGCTGCCGCCCAGACATGGACGGGCAGGGATGTGGGCACACCCGCCTTGCCAGGTTACCACACGGGTTCGCCGCCGGGCGTGATGACCATCGTGGGCGGAGGCGATGATATTTGGAACCAAAGCGACAACTTTTACTACTTCTACACGACCGTTGAGGGGCATTCGTGGGATGCCAAGGTTCGTGTGCACGATCTCCAGGGACCGGATCACTGGACCAAGTGCGAGTTGATGGTCCGGGTGCCGGACGCCAGTGGGCTGCCCCAGGGGCCGGATCCCTTCATCGCAGCGATGACCACGCGGAGCGCGGGCCAAAACCAGGTGGCACCCCAATGGCGGGCCACCCGGGGGGGTAACGCAGATTGGAACGCGTTTAACAAGACCATCGCGCCGACTTATCCCAACACGTGGTTGCGGCTGACGCGTCAGGGCAGCGTGATCACCATGTGGTATGGTACTGACGGGGTCAACTGGACGAAGTACGCTGACATCGACACCGCCAGTACGCAGTTCGGATTTGGTCAGGCGTTTCCGGCCAGGGTCCTGGTAGGCGTGGCAGTGACCGCGCACAATGATTTTGATCCCAATGGCGCTATCGCCACCATCTCCGATTTGAGCGTGACGGTGGCGCCCACTGCGCCCAATCTCCAAATTGTTCAGAACCTGCAGAACCGCACGGTCTACTCTCACACGGCAGTGACGCTCAGCTTCGTCGTCACCAACGCCGCCGTCCCCAACGGCAATCTCGGCGTGGGCGATTATCAGTGGTTCAAGAACGGTCAGCCCATCCCCAACGTGACCGGGCCGGTTTACACCTTCGTGGCTGCACCGGAGGATAACAACGCCCAGTTCCAGTGCCGGGCCACGGTGGGAACCGCGGTGGTGGACAGTGCCGTGGCCACCCTCACGGTGCAGGCGCCCCTGGAGATCTCGGGTCACCTGAAGTGGGAATACTATCCCGGTGTGAGCCTCGCCTCCATCCGGGCCGGCACGCACGGCGCCGCCGCCCAGGTGCGGGCAGTCGAAGCCTTTGATTCTCCGGCGAACTTCGCTGACAACTATGCCAGTCGGTTGAGCGGTTTGTTTGTCCCGCCCGTGACGGGCAATTACGTGTTCTTCATCGCGGCCGACGACGATGCGGATTTGTACCTGGGCACCAATGCCAGCCCTGCCAGTAAACGGTTGATTGCCCAACAGGAGGGTTGGGCGGGCCGCAACAACTGGCTGAGCCACGGCGGCGGGGGTGGTCCCCTCGCTTCTACCCAGCGTCGCTCCGATCTGTGGAGTCCGGACGGTGGCGTGAGCCAGCCGTACGGTTTGGGGATACCGCTGGTGGCGGGCCAAAAGTACTGGATTGAGGCCATCCATCGGGAAGGCAGCGGCGGGGACAACCTCGGGGTCTACTTCCTGACGACCGACAGTGCCGAGTACCAGAGCGGT
- the lepB gene encoding signal peptidase I, translated as MLKFRGSAWNRIGGANVPLWRRVLVGRNPRRTLLRAAALGLTVFVVLRYVVTPVRVQGISMWPTCRDGQWAWVNRLAYVWSEPRRGDVVCVRFTAGEHVMLLKRVVGLPGERVGFRNGRLHVDGRPLDEPYVKSPCDWEEPERVLGPGEYYVVGDNRAMPREDHVHGIAERWRIVGKLIR; from the coding sequence GTGTTGAAGTTCCGGGGTTCAGCATGGAACCGGATCGGCGGCGCGAATGTGCCGCTATGGCGTCGGGTGTTGGTGGGCCGGAATCCGCGTCGCACGTTGCTGCGCGCGGCGGCTTTGGGGCTGACGGTTTTCGTTGTTCTGCGGTACGTCGTGACTCCGGTCCGCGTTCAAGGCATCAGCATGTGGCCCACCTGCCGGGATGGTCAGTGGGCCTGGGTGAACCGCCTGGCATACGTCTGGTCCGAACCCCGGCGGGGGGACGTGGTGTGCGTGCGCTTCACGGCGGGGGAACATGTGATGCTGCTGAAGCGTGTGGTGGGTCTGCCGGGCGAGCGGGTCGGGTTTAGAAACGGGCGTCTTCACGTGGACGGCAGGCCGTTGGACGAACCTTACGTGAAGAGCCCGTGCGACTGGGAGGAGCCGGAACGTGTGCTGGGCCCGGGCGAATACTACGTGGTGGGGGACAACCGTGCAATGCCGAGGGAAGACCATGTGCACGGCATTGCCGAGCGGTGGAGGATCGTGGGAAAGTTGATTCGATGA
- a CDS encoding nuclear transport factor 2 family protein, producing the protein MRVSLPVAGLIVAVAGVLVWWAWPSPERAIRKELAAIADALTYPPNEPPLNAWSEINQVCLRLTPDVEVEVNTSAFGRHNVRGREEVRSGLLAFRQRINGARVEFPDIRVLLQPDRTSAVVYVTVQARTAGESDPGIQEFKLLFVRQEGRWRIARAETVEPLR; encoded by the coding sequence ATGAGAGTATCGCTACCGGTTGCGGGGTTGATTGTAGCGGTGGCGGGGGTGCTGGTGTGGTGGGCGTGGCCGTCCCCGGAACGCGCCATTCGGAAGGAATTGGCGGCCATTGCCGACGCACTGACCTATCCGCCCAACGAACCACCGCTCAACGCATGGAGCGAGATCAACCAGGTCTGCCTGCGGCTGACCCCGGATGTGGAGGTGGAAGTCAACACGTCGGCTTTCGGCCGCCACAATGTTCGGGGCCGCGAAGAGGTCCGCTCGGGATTGTTGGCCTTCCGGCAGCGGATCAACGGGGCCCGGGTGGAGTTTCCCGACATCCGCGTGTTGCTCCAGCCGGATCGCACCTCGGCCGTGGTGTATGTCACTGTCCAGGCCCGGACGGCCGGGGAATCCGACCCCGGCATCCAGGAGTTCAAGCTGCTGTTTGTGAGGCAGGAGGGTCGGTGGCGGATTGCCCGGGCCGAGACGGTGGAGCCGTTGCGTTGA
- a CDS encoding SAM hydrolase/SAM-dependent halogenase family protein, which translates to MRIVTLITDFGLRDGFVGVMKGVILGRAPQCRVVDLSHEIEPGDIRSAAFVLYNAHRWFPVGTIHVAVVDPGVGGPRSALAIRTDRAWFIGPDNGVLSWAVRDQAVRSARQITNPRMFLRPVSQTFHGRDVFAPVAAHLARGGRADQIGPEVQSWKQMPWPVPDRGAGGWRGEILYLDRFGNALTNIPTGDFQPEDGAPWAFVVPGRKRARFPVGRFYAGVGSGEPIAVPGSSGFWELAVNGGSAAQRFGLKPGDPVEVVRMGRAR; encoded by the coding sequence ATGCGCATCGTGACGTTGATCACCGATTTCGGGCTTCGCGACGGTTTCGTGGGTGTCATGAAGGGTGTGATCCTGGGCCGCGCCCCGCAGTGTCGGGTGGTGGACCTGAGCCATGAGATCGAGCCGGGCGACATTCGGTCTGCGGCCTTCGTACTGTACAACGCCCATCGTTGGTTCCCGGTTGGGACGATTCACGTGGCGGTGGTGGATCCGGGTGTCGGCGGGCCTCGGTCGGCCCTGGCCATTCGTACGGACCGGGCCTGGTTCATCGGCCCGGATAATGGCGTGCTCAGTTGGGCCGTACGCGACCAAGCGGTGCGGTCCGCCCGCCAAATCACCAACCCGCGGATGTTTCTGCGGCCTGTGAGCCAAACCTTTCACGGCCGCGACGTTTTCGCGCCCGTGGCCGCGCATCTGGCCCGGGGCGGTCGTGCTGATCAGATCGGGCCCGAAGTGCAGTCGTGGAAACAGATGCCCTGGCCCGTCCCCGACCGGGGCGCCGGCGGCTGGCGCGGAGAGATTCTGTATTTGGACCGGTTCGGCAACGCGTTGACCAACATCCCCACCGGCGACTTTCAACCGGAGGATGGCGCCCCATGGGCCTTTGTGGTGCCCGGCCGCAAACGGGCCCGGTTCCCCGTTGGAAGATTCTATGCCGGGGTCGGTTCCGGGGAACCGATTGCCGTGCCCGGCTCCAGCGGGTTTTGGGAGTTGGCAGTCAACGGTGGTTCCGCCGCGCAACGGTTCGGCCTGAAACCCGGCGACCCGGTCGAGGTGGTGCGGATGGGCCGAGCCCGCTAA
- a CDS encoding aldo/keto reductase, which yields MKRREFLKAMGGAAGWLALAGPHRTLQAAETVQGLPRRPLERTGVHLSIVGFPGLALVHYDQERCNAGVRTAWERGVNYFDVAPAYGNGECERKLGIALQGIPRDRYFLACKTKKRDAAGAREEMERSLQALKTDHFDLYQLHHLVRVDEVKQALGPGGAMETILKAREEGKVRWIGFSAHTTRAALEALRGFNFDTVMFPINFVEFYTRGFGKEVLALAAERGAAVLAIKALSHGSWPAGVERTRAWWYRSVETPEDIELALRFSLSQPGVVAAFPPAFLDLLDRAIEAARRFKPLDEPAETRLKAMAADCGSIFVREEQQAAQQALHSPADPPWPGCPYGVV from the coding sequence ATGAAACGACGCGAATTCCTCAAAGCCATGGGCGGCGCCGCCGGATGGTTGGCGCTGGCCGGTCCCCATCGAACCCTGCAGGCGGCTGAAACTGTCCAGGGGTTGCCGCGCCGCCCCCTGGAGCGGACCGGAGTGCACCTGTCCATTGTGGGCTTTCCCGGGTTGGCTCTGGTGCACTACGACCAGGAACGTTGCAACGCCGGCGTGCGCACCGCCTGGGAACGCGGCGTCAACTATTTCGATGTCGCCCCCGCCTATGGCAATGGTGAGTGCGAGCGCAAACTCGGCATTGCCCTGCAAGGCATTCCCAGGGACCGCTACTTCCTGGCCTGCAAGACCAAGAAACGCGACGCCGCCGGGGCCCGGGAGGAAATGGAACGTTCCCTCCAAGCCTTGAAGACCGACCATTTCGACCTCTACCAGCTGCACCATCTCGTGCGTGTGGATGAGGTGAAACAAGCGCTCGGACCGGGCGGTGCCATGGAGACGATTCTCAAGGCTCGCGAGGAGGGAAAGGTCCGATGGATCGGGTTTTCCGCCCACACCACGCGTGCGGCACTGGAGGCGCTGCGCGGGTTCAACTTCGACACCGTGATGTTCCCCATCAATTTCGTCGAATTCTACACGCGCGGGTTTGGCAAGGAGGTCCTGGCCCTGGCGGCCGAGCGGGGTGCAGCGGTGCTGGCCATCAAGGCACTGTCCCATGGAAGTTGGCCGGCCGGAGTCGAACGGACCCGGGCCTGGTGGTACCGGTCGGTCGAAACGCCCGAGGACATTGAGCTGGCCTTGCGCTTTTCGCTCTCGCAGCCCGGTGTGGTGGCGGCGTTTCCGCCGGCGTTCCTGGACTTGTTGGACCGGGCAATTGAGGCGGCGCGGCGGTTCAAGCCCCTGGATGAACCGGCCGAGACCCGGCTCAAAGCCATGGCAGCGGACTGCGGCAGCATCTTCGTCCGCGAGGAACAACAGGCCGCACAACAGGCACTCCACAGCCCGGCCGACCCGCCTTGGCCCGGATGCCCTTACGGCGTGGTTTGA
- the prsK gene encoding XrtA/PEP-CTERM system histidine kinase PrsK, translating into MNWFPLIHIAAGGAALALAVGALWVRPRHPAQGWLAAGLVLLALEALCQCGSFLTDTRESMLAWQRVALLTASFVPAVWLGFSLTFARGEPARFLRRWRWVLAVLGLCLPALTLAFYPVLILETGPLPPPGNWFFRGHPVVRVLHTGLVVGAVLVLTQLESTYRAAVGTGRWRIKYAVVGLALLFGTRIYTASQALLYAGPNFQLSLLNAAALLLACGLIGLALYRSRLAVLDLYPSAVAIHRSLTILLSGVYLVVVGLLATWVTRAGGESAFPLVAFVLLVGAVGLSVLWMSDRVRQRLRLFVSRHFHRPFHDYRQVWSRFAERTSARLDRTELCREVARLISETFEALSVSIWLLELSRSRLVLAASTSLPAGQVRALDVNELLPEFTRLASEKPGPVELETGRAGWCHVLREANPAFFQQGGSRWGVPLVAGQELVGFLVVGDRVAGLAYHPEDLELLTCLAEQLASALRTLNLSEQLAQAREWEAFQTMSAFLIHDLKNTASTLGLMLRNLPVHFDNPAFREDAIRGLGRCVRHINELIERLTTLRHKPRIQKRPVRLETVLQAALETLGKPEGIEIQTRWPELPPLLLDPDAVQSVVTNLLLNARDAITPPGRISLEVSVHGGWICLRVADTGCGMSPEFIAHKLFRPFQTTKKNGLGIGMFQVRTLVELHGGRLEVQSQPGQGTVFGVWLPMIVAESVAHEAEPAHRG; encoded by the coding sequence ATGAACTGGTTTCCGCTGATTCACATCGCAGCCGGCGGGGCAGCGTTGGCCCTGGCCGTTGGTGCCTTGTGGGTGCGCCCGCGTCATCCGGCCCAGGGTTGGCTGGCGGCCGGATTGGTGTTGTTGGCGTTGGAGGCATTGTGCCAGTGTGGCAGCTTCCTCACCGACACCCGTGAATCCATGCTGGCATGGCAGCGGGTTGCCCTTTTAACCGCATCGTTCGTGCCCGCGGTTTGGCTGGGTTTCAGCCTGACCTTCGCGCGGGGTGAACCGGCTCGTTTCCTGCGCCGGTGGCGGTGGGTTTTGGCGGTTCTGGGACTGTGCCTGCCGGCCCTGACGCTGGCCTTTTACCCGGTCCTGATCCTCGAGACCGGCCCACTGCCGCCGCCCGGGAACTGGTTTTTTCGGGGTCATCCGGTCGTCCGGGTCCTGCACACGGGCCTGGTGGTGGGTGCGGTGCTGGTGCTGACCCAACTGGAATCCACGTACCGGGCCGCCGTGGGTACCGGACGTTGGCGGATCAAATACGCCGTGGTGGGCTTGGCGCTGCTGTTCGGAACCCGCATTTACACCGCCAGCCAGGCCCTGCTCTACGCCGGGCCCAATTTCCAGTTGTCCCTCCTCAACGCGGCTGCGTTGCTGCTGGCCTGTGGCCTCATCGGCCTGGCGTTGTACCGATCCCGCCTGGCCGTGCTGGATTTGTATCCATCGGCCGTGGCCATCCACCGGTCGCTGACCATCCTGCTGTCGGGCGTGTATCTCGTGGTGGTGGGGCTGCTGGCCACCTGGGTCACGCGTGCGGGTGGGGAATCGGCCTTTCCCCTGGTGGCCTTTGTGCTGCTGGTGGGCGCGGTGGGGTTGAGCGTGTTGTGGATGTCCGACCGCGTGCGGCAACGGCTCCGCCTGTTTGTCAGCCGACATTTTCACCGGCCGTTCCATGACTACCGGCAGGTGTGGTCCCGATTTGCGGAGCGCACCTCGGCGCGACTGGACCGCACCGAGTTGTGCCGGGAAGTGGCCCGCCTGATCTCCGAAACCTTCGAAGCCCTTTCCGTCAGCATCTGGTTGCTGGAACTGAGCCGGAGCCGGCTGGTCCTGGCCGCTTCAACCTCCCTGCCCGCCGGTCAGGTCCGTGCGCTCGACGTAAATGAGCTGCTGCCCGAGTTCACCCGACTGGCGTCCGAAAAACCCGGGCCGGTGGAGCTCGAAACCGGTCGGGCCGGTTGGTGCCACGTCCTGCGCGAGGCCAACCCCGCCTTCTTCCAGCAGGGCGGTTCACGCTGGGGCGTCCCCCTGGTGGCCGGCCAGGAACTCGTGGGGTTTCTGGTGGTGGGCGACCGCGTTGCCGGCCTGGCCTACCACCCCGAAGACCTGGAACTTCTGACCTGCCTGGCCGAACAACTGGCCAGTGCCCTGCGGACTCTCAACCTCTCCGAACAGCTTGCTCAGGCGCGCGAATGGGAGGCCTTCCAAACCATGTCCGCCTTCCTGATCCACGACCTCAAAAACACCGCGTCCACGCTGGGCCTGATGCTCCGCAACCTGCCGGTGCATTTCGACAACCCGGCGTTCCGCGAGGACGCCATCCGTGGCCTCGGCCGCTGCGTCCGGCACATCAACGAGCTCATCGAAAGGCTGACCACGCTCCGCCACAAACCCCGGATCCAGAAACGGCCCGTCCGGCTCGAAACCGTTCTCCAGGCCGCCCTCGAAACCCTGGGTAAACCGGAGGGAATCGAAATCCAAACCCGCTGGCCCGAGCTGCCCCCGCTGCTGCTCGACCCCGACGCCGTTCAAAGCGTGGTCACCAACCTGCTGCTCAACGCCCGCGACGCCATCACACCCCCGGGACGGATCAGCCTCGAAGTGTCCGTCCATGGCGGTTGGATCTGCCTGCGCGTGGCCGACACCGGTTGCGGAATGTCACCCGAATTCATCGCCCATAAACTCTTTCGTCCCTTCCAAACCACCAAGAAAAACGGCCTGGGGATCGGTATGTTCCAGGTCCGCACCCTGGTGGAACTTCACGGCGGACGTTTGGAGGTGCAAAGTCAGCCCGGTCAGGGCACCGTATTCGGCGTCTGGCTGCCGATGATCGTGGCCGAATCCGTTGCGCATGAAGCCGAGCCTGCTCATCGTGGATGA